Proteins co-encoded in one Inquilinus sp. Marseille-Q2685 genomic window:
- a CDS encoding alpha-glucosidase family protein, whose product MREWWRGAVMYQIYPRSFLDTNGDGIGDLAGITARLDYIADLGVDGIWISPFFTSPMKDFGYDVSDYRDVDPMFGTLADFDRLVEKAHALGLKVIIDQVISHTSDQHPWFAESRASRDNPKADWFVWANPKPDGNPPNNWLSIFGGSAWQWDTRRRQYYMHNFLVQQPDLNLHNPEVQEAVLAALEFWLQRGADGFRLDTANFYMHDRLLRDNPGKPADRAPTGDDRADNPYYMQLHLYDKSQPENLMFLRRLRALMDRYPDRMAVAEIGDDDPIGRTAEYVQADLLHTAYNFSLLNDNFSAAHIATALTAFEAATTDGWPSWAFSNHDVKRVLTRWGGAAADPRLARLLIALLTSLRGTAFLYQGEELGLPEADVPYERLQDPYGITFWPDYKGRDGCRTPMPWEAEAPQAGFSTAEPWLPIPEAHRRLAVGAQAGDPESTLAFTRQFLRWRRSRPAFAAGSLRFLDTADGVLAFERRLEDERILCVFNLTGETRIWTAPPAEIAPTDAPGLGAKLDGGRVALPPYAAFFGALAAEAVQPERSAA is encoded by the coding sequence ATGCGCGAATGGTGGCGCGGCGCGGTGATGTACCAGATCTACCCGCGCAGCTTTCTGGACACCAATGGCGACGGCATCGGCGATCTGGCCGGCATCACCGCCAGGCTCGACTACATCGCCGATCTCGGCGTCGACGGGATCTGGATCTCGCCCTTCTTCACCTCGCCGATGAAGGATTTCGGCTACGACGTGTCGGATTACCGCGACGTCGACCCGATGTTCGGCACGCTGGCCGATTTCGACCGGCTGGTCGAGAAGGCGCACGCCCTGGGGCTGAAGGTGATCATCGACCAGGTGATCAGCCACACCTCCGACCAGCATCCCTGGTTCGCCGAGAGCCGGGCCAGCCGCGACAACCCCAAGGCCGACTGGTTCGTCTGGGCCAACCCGAAGCCGGACGGCAACCCGCCGAACAACTGGCTGTCGATCTTCGGCGGCTCGGCCTGGCAGTGGGACACCCGCCGGCGCCAGTACTACATGCACAATTTCCTGGTGCAGCAGCCGGACCTGAACCTGCACAACCCAGAGGTGCAGGAGGCGGTGCTGGCGGCGCTGGAGTTCTGGCTGCAGCGCGGCGCCGACGGCTTCCGCCTGGACACCGCGAACTTCTACATGCACGACCGGCTGCTGCGCGACAATCCGGGCAAGCCGGCGGACCGGGCGCCGACCGGGGACGACCGGGCGGACAACCCCTACTACATGCAGCTGCATCTCTACGACAAGTCGCAGCCGGAGAACCTGATGTTCCTGCGCCGGCTGCGGGCGCTGATGGACCGCTATCCGGACCGGATGGCGGTGGCCGAGATCGGCGACGACGACCCGATCGGCCGGACCGCGGAATACGTCCAGGCCGACCTGCTGCACACCGCCTACAATTTCAGCCTGCTGAACGACAATTTCAGCGCGGCGCACATCGCCACGGCGCTGACCGCCTTCGAGGCGGCGACCACCGACGGCTGGCCGTCCTGGGCCTTCTCCAACCACGACGTCAAACGAGTCCTGACCCGCTGGGGCGGCGCCGCGGCCGACCCGAGACTGGCGCGCCTGCTGATCGCGCTGCTGACCTCGCTGCGCGGCACAGCCTTCCTGTACCAGGGCGAGGAGCTGGGCTTGCCCGAGGCCGACGTGCCCTATGAGAGGCTGCAGGACCCCTACGGCATCACCTTCTGGCCGGACTACAAGGGCCGGGACGGCTGCCGCACCCCGATGCCGTGGGAGGCCGAGGCGCCCCAGGCCGGCTTCTCCACCGCCGAGCCCTGGCTGCCGATCCCCGAGGCGCATCGCCGCCTGGCCGTGGGCGCCCAGGCCGGCGACCCCGAGTCGACCCTGGCCTTCACCCGGCAGTTCCTGCGATGGCGCCGCAGCCGCCCGGCCTTTGCCGCCGGATCGCTGCGCTTCCTCGACACCGCCGACGGTGTCCTCGCCTTCGAGCGGCGGCTGGAGGATGAGCGCATCCTCTGCGTCTTCAACCTGACCGGCGAGACCCGGATCTGGACCGCACCGCCGGCCGAGATCGCGCCGACCGACGCGCCGGGGCTGGGGGCGAAGCTGGACGGCGGCCGGGTGGCGCTGCCGCCCTATGCCGCCTTCTTCGGCGCCCTGGCGGCCGAGGCGGTGCAGCCGGAACGAAGCGCGGCCTGA
- a CDS encoding ABC transporter substrate-binding protein, which yields MSRSAILPLTLALVLTGTIAQAAGVKVTISCGSAGAEQPQCQQGAKAWAEKTGNTVEVVAAPQSTSDQLALYQQILTAQSGDIDVFQIDIIWPAIIGSHFVDLKPYVDQATIDQHFPSIIQGLTRNGQLLAMPWFTDAGLLYYRQDLLDKYKLKVPETWTELTESAKTIQEGERKAGNDRFFGFVFQGRAYEGLTCDALEWIVSFGGGTIVGQDGKITVNNPQAAKALDTAASWVGTIAPDGVLNYMEEDARGVFQSGNAAFMRNWPYAYSLVNSGDSPVKGKIATAPLPKGDGEGARHAATLGGWNLAVSKYSAHPKEAADLVLYLTGKEEQKRRAIDATFQTTIPALYDDPDVLKAQPFFAQLKGAFESAVARPSAITGERYNEVSTLFWNAVHNTLSKQGDGAANLAQLQKELNRLSRGGRW from the coding sequence ATGTCGAGGAGCGCCATCCTTCCCCTCACCCTCGCGCTGGTCCTGACAGGCACCATCGCCCAGGCGGCGGGGGTCAAGGTCACCATCTCCTGCGGCTCGGCCGGCGCCGAGCAGCCGCAATGCCAGCAGGGCGCCAAGGCGTGGGCGGAGAAGACCGGGAACACGGTCGAGGTCGTCGCCGCCCCGCAATCGACCTCGGACCAGCTGGCCCTTTACCAGCAGATCCTGACCGCCCAGTCCGGCGACATCGACGTCTTCCAGATCGACATCATCTGGCCCGCCATCATCGGCAGCCACTTCGTCGACCTGAAGCCCTATGTCGACCAGGCCACCATCGACCAGCACTTCCCCAGCATCATCCAGGGCCTGACCCGCAACGGCCAGCTGCTGGCCATGCCCTGGTTCACCGATGCGGGGCTGCTGTATTACCGCCAGGACCTGCTGGACAAATACAAGCTGAAGGTGCCCGAGACCTGGACCGAGCTGACCGAGAGCGCCAAGACCATCCAGGAGGGCGAGCGCAAGGCCGGCAACGACCGCTTCTTCGGCTTCGTGTTCCAGGGGCGGGCCTATGAGGGGCTGACCTGCGACGCGCTGGAATGGATCGTCAGCTTCGGCGGCGGCACCATCGTCGGCCAGGACGGCAAGATCACGGTCAACAATCCGCAGGCGGCCAAGGCGCTGGACACCGCGGCTTCCTGGGTCGGCACCATCGCCCCCGACGGCGTGCTGAACTACATGGAGGAGGACGCCCGCGGCGTGTTCCAGTCCGGCAACGCCGCCTTCATGCGCAACTGGCCCTACGCCTATTCGCTGGTCAATTCCGGCGACAGCCCGGTCAAGGGCAAGATCGCCACCGCCCCGCTGCCGAAGGGCGACGGCGAGGGCGCCCGCCACGCCGCGACGCTCGGCGGCTGGAACCTGGCGGTGTCGAAATACTCGGCCCATCCGAAGGAGGCCGCCGACCTGGTCCTGTACCTGACCGGCAAGGAGGAGCAGAAGCGCCGCGCCATCGACGCCACCTTCCAGACCACCATCCCGGCGCTGTACGACGACCCGGACGTGCTGAAGGCCCAGCCCTTCTTCGCCCAGCTGAAGGGCGCCTTCGAAAGCGCGGTCGCGCGCCCCTCGGCGATCACCGGCGAGCGCTACAACGAGGTCTCGACGCTGTTCTGGAACGCCGTCCACAACACCCTGTCCAAGCAGGGCGACGGCGCCGCCAACCTGGCGCAGCTGCAGAAGGAGCTGAACCGGCTGAGCCGCGGCGGCCGCTGGTGA
- a CDS encoding carbohydrate ABC transporter permease, whose product MTVATSTPARSAHTAKPAVSRLSRQRIRAAWVFLVPMLLVLTLVAGWPLVRTIALSFTDATLKAEQPTRLVGFDNYLFYGPNRADWDAELGGYYVFYDPTGANLVWKPEEGRFYDIDQNKPVDYDVDTSGIFSWQGLLVDPVWWRSAWNTILFTVISVSIETALGLVIAMTLNAHLPGRGLLRAAVLIPWAIPTIVSAKMWGWMLNDQYGVVNEVLLSLGVISSRIAWTADPALSMASVIAVDVWKTTPFMTLLILAALQMLPSEVYEAAKVDGIRPWRVFTRITLPLIWPALMVAILFRALDSLRVFDLIYVLTSNSINTMSMSVFARQQSIDFGNVGFGSAASTLLFVIIAVIAALWMVAGRVRFDK is encoded by the coding sequence ATGACCGTCGCCACCTCGACCCCGGCCCGTTCCGCGCACACCGCCAAGCCGGCCGTCTCGAGACTCAGCCGGCAGCGCATCCGCGCCGCCTGGGTGTTCCTGGTCCCGATGCTGCTGGTGCTGACGCTGGTCGCCGGCTGGCCGCTGGTGCGGACCATCGCGCTGAGCTTCACCGACGCGACCTTGAAGGCCGAGCAGCCGACCCGGCTGGTCGGCTTCGACAACTACCTGTTCTACGGCCCGAACCGCGCCGACTGGGATGCCGAGCTGGGCGGCTACTACGTGTTCTACGACCCGACCGGCGCCAACCTGGTGTGGAAGCCGGAGGAAGGCAGGTTCTACGACATCGACCAGAACAAGCCGGTCGACTACGACGTCGACACCAGCGGCATCTTCAGCTGGCAGGGGCTGCTGGTCGACCCGGTGTGGTGGCGGTCGGCGTGGAACACCATCCTGTTCACCGTGATCTCGGTCTCGATCGAGACCGCCCTCGGCCTCGTCATCGCCATGACGCTGAACGCCCATCTGCCGGGGCGCGGGCTGCTCAGGGCCGCGGTGCTGATCCCCTGGGCCATCCCGACCATCGTCTCGGCCAAGATGTGGGGCTGGATGCTGAACGACCAGTACGGCGTGGTGAACGAGGTGCTGCTGTCGCTCGGCGTGATCTCCAGCCGCATCGCCTGGACCGCCGACCCGGCCCTGTCGATGGCCTCGGTGATCGCGGTCGACGTGTGGAAGACCACGCCGTTCATGACCCTCCTGATCCTGGCCGCGCTGCAGATGCTGCCGAGCGAGGTGTACGAGGCGGCGAAGGTCGACGGCATCCGGCCCTGGCGCGTCTTCACCCGCATCACCCTGCCGCTGATCTGGCCGGCGCTGATGGTGGCGATCCTGTTCCGGGCGCTGGATTCGCTGCGGGTCTTCGACCTGATCTACGTCCTGACCTCGAACAGCATCAACACCATGAGCATGTCGGTCTTCGCCCGGCAGCAGAGCATCGATTTCGGCAATGTCGGCTTCGGCTCCGCCGCCTCGACCCTGCTGTTCGTCATCATCGCCGTGATCGCCGCCCTGTGGATGGTGGCGGGCCGCGTGCGCTTCGACAAATAG
- a CDS encoding carbohydrate ABC transporter permease, with protein MSRTSRRRIGRTFFYVLVAAIILYTVFPFYWAVISSLKSGQQLFGTDLLPPSPTLDNYASVFLEQPFLTNIVNSLIVAGSTVLICLALSVSAAYALGRVRFRGRSTILMLTLAVSMFPQVAVLTGLFELVRWAGLYNQLGSLILSYMIFTLPFSVWVLTTFIRELPRELEEAAIVDGARPWQILVRVFLPLLGPALATTGLLAFIAAWNEFLFALTFTLTNEVRTVPVAIALISGATQFDIPWGNIMAASVVVTVPLIVLVMIFQRRIVSGLTAGAVKG; from the coding sequence ATGAGCAGAACCTCCCGGCGCCGGATCGGCCGCACCTTCTTCTACGTGCTGGTGGCGGCGATCATCCTCTACACGGTGTTCCCGTTCTACTGGGCGGTGATCTCGTCGCTGAAGAGCGGCCAGCAGCTGTTCGGCACCGACCTGCTGCCGCCCTCGCCCACCCTCGACAACTACGCCAGCGTGTTCCTCGAGCAGCCCTTCCTGACCAATATCGTCAACTCCCTGATCGTCGCCGGGTCGACCGTGCTGATCTGCCTCGCGCTGTCGGTCAGCGCCGCCTATGCGCTGGGCCGGGTGCGGTTCCGCGGCCGCAGCACCATCCTGATGCTGACCCTGGCCGTGTCGATGTTCCCGCAGGTGGCGGTGCTGACCGGGCTGTTCGAGCTGGTGCGCTGGGCCGGGCTGTACAACCAGCTCGGCTCGCTGATCCTCAGCTACATGATCTTCACCCTGCCCTTCTCGGTCTGGGTGCTGACCACCTTCATCCGCGAGCTGCCGCGCGAGCTGGAGGAGGCGGCGATCGTCGACGGCGCCAGGCCGTGGCAGATCCTGGTCCGGGTGTTCCTGCCGCTGCTCGGCCCGGCGCTGGCGACCACCGGCCTCCTGGCCTTCATCGCCGCCTGGAACGAGTTCCTGTTCGCCCTGACCTTCACCCTGACCAACGAGGTGCGGACGGTGCCGGTGGCGATCGCCCTGATCTCCGGCGCCACCCAGTTCGACATCCCCTGGGGCAACATCATGGCGGCGTCGGTCGTCGTGACCGTGCCGCTGATCGTGCTGGTGATGATCTTCCAGCGCCGCATCGTCTCCGGCCTCACCGCCGGCGCAGTGAAAGGATAG
- a CDS encoding MDR family MFS transporter: MSAHSPAAAAPAPLDHAAIRSIIIGIMLAMLLAALDQTIVATALPTIGRELGDVEHLSWVVSAYLLAATAVTPLYGKFSDIHGRRVTLLVSISVFIVGSVACALAPTMLALILARALQGLGGGGLISLAQTIIADVVSPKERGRYQGYIASVFVTSSVVGPVLGGLFADHLHWSVIFWINLPLGLGAFWMVWGALRRLPRHDRRHRLDVLGAVLMVGATVAAMLALTWGGVRYPWDSVEVLGLFGVSLVLWVLFAIRLLTAAEPLIPLAVMLNPVVGTGTAAAFCVMGSFIGLSIYVPVYLEGVVGLSASDSGLALMPLMAGTVTGANIAGRFMARMTHYKRTPLVGLVIAAAALVGLAAHPDGLPLWLVEVALAAVGLGLGTVLPVTTISIQNAVAMHQLGTATGCMNFFRSLGSAIVVAGFGAIVLTAIGGDGRSPENLGALTPAMRDDLVGAFHWLFLAAAAGLALGFLWLLLMEERPLRGGAAAHAKEALVE; this comes from the coding sequence ATGTCCGCACACAGTCCGGCGGCCGCCGCCCCGGCGCCGCTCGACCACGCCGCCATCCGTTCGATCATCATCGGCATCATGCTGGCGATGCTGCTGGCGGCGCTGGACCAGACCATCGTGGCCACGGCGCTGCCGACCATCGGGCGCGAGCTCGGCGACGTCGAGCACCTGTCCTGGGTGGTCAGCGCCTATCTCCTGGCCGCCACCGCGGTGACCCCGCTCTACGGCAAGTTCAGCGACATCCACGGCCGGCGGGTCACGCTGCTGGTCAGCATCAGCGTGTTCATCGTCGGCTCGGTCGCCTGCGCGCTGGCGCCGACGATGCTGGCGCTGATCCTGGCCCGGGCGCTGCAGGGCCTCGGCGGCGGCGGGCTGATCTCGCTGGCCCAGACCATCATCGCCGACGTGGTCTCGCCGAAGGAGCGCGGGCGCTACCAGGGCTACATCGCCAGCGTCTTCGTCACCTCCAGCGTGGTCGGGCCGGTGCTGGGCGGCCTGTTCGCCGACCATCTGCACTGGTCGGTGATCTTCTGGATCAACCTGCCGCTCGGCCTCGGCGCCTTCTGGATGGTCTGGGGCGCCTTGCGCCGCCTGCCGCGGCACGACCGCCGGCACAGGCTCGACGTGCTCGGCGCCGTGCTGATGGTCGGCGCCACCGTGGCGGCGATGCTGGCGCTGACCTGGGGCGGCGTGCGCTATCCCTGGGATTCGGTCGAGGTGCTGGGCCTGTTCGGCGTCTCGCTGGTGCTGTGGGTGCTGTTCGCCATCCGCCTGCTGACCGCGGCCGAGCCGCTGATCCCGCTGGCGGTGATGCTCAACCCGGTGGTCGGCACCGGCACCGCCGCCGCCTTCTGCGTCATGGGCAGCTTCATCGGCCTGTCGATCTACGTCCCGGTCTATCTCGAAGGCGTGGTCGGCCTCTCGGCCAGCGATTCCGGCCTGGCGCTGATGCCGCTGATGGCCGGCACCGTGACCGGCGCCAACATCGCCGGCCGCTTCATGGCGCGCATGACCCATTACAAGCGCACGCCGCTGGTCGGGCTGGTGATTGCCGCGGCGGCGCTGGTCGGGCTCGCGGCCCATCCGGACGGGCTGCCGCTGTGGCTGGTCGAGGTCGCGCTCGCCGCCGTCGGGCTCGGCCTCGGCACGGTGCTGCCGGTCACCACCATCTCGATCCAGAACGCGGTGGCGATGCACCAGCTCGGCACCGCGACCGGCTGCATGAACTTCTTCCGCTCGCTCGGCAGCGCCATCGTCGTCGCCGGCTTCGGCGCCATCGTGCTGACCGCGATCGGCGGCGACGGCCGGTCGCCGGAGAATCTCGGCGCCCTGACCCCGGCGATGCGCGACGATCTGGTCGGCGCCTTCCACTGGCTGTTCCTGGCCGCCGCCGCCGGCCTCGCCCTCGGCTTCCTCTGGCTGCTGCTGATGGAGGAGCGGCCGCTGCGCGGCGGCGCCGCGGCCCATGCGAAAGAGGCTCTGGTCGAGTAG
- a CDS encoding septation protein A, with the protein MIDQTDTQPVAKPEKGPFLRLALEAGPLLLFFVANQTAGIMPATAVFMVATVVAVVLSIRLEKRWPIMPMVGCVFVLVFGGLTLWLEDDLFIKLKPTVVNLLFAAILFTGLATGRNFLKLMMGTVFELDDQGWRSLTWRWAVFFVVLAAVNEVVWRSFSTEFWAGFKLFGILPLTLVFAMAQMPLLMRHQVKPAD; encoded by the coding sequence ATGATCGACCAGACCGACACGCAGCCCGTCGCCAAGCCCGAGAAGGGGCCGTTCCTGCGCCTGGCGCTCGAGGCCGGGCCGTTGCTGCTGTTCTTCGTCGCCAACCAGACCGCCGGCATCATGCCGGCGACGGCGGTGTTCATGGTGGCGACCGTGGTCGCGGTGGTGCTGTCGATCCGGCTGGAGAAGCGCTGGCCGATCATGCCGATGGTCGGCTGCGTCTTCGTGCTGGTCTTCGGCGGGCTGACGCTGTGGCTCGAGGACGACCTGTTCATCAAGCTGAAGCCGACCGTGGTGAACCTGCTGTTCGCGGCGATCCTGTTCACCGGCCTGGCCACCGGCCGCAACTTCCTGAAGCTTATGATGGGCACGGTGTTCGAACTGGACGACCAGGGTTGGCGCAGCCTGACCTGGCGCTGGGCGGTGTTCTTCGTCGTGCTGGCGGCGGTCAACGAGGTCGTCTGGCGCAGCTTCTCGACCGAGTTCTGGGCCGGGTTCAAGCTGTTCGGCATCCTGCCCCTGACCCTGGTCTTCGCCATGGCGCAGATGCCGCTCCTGATGCGGCACCAGGTCAAGCCGGCGGACTGA
- a CDS encoding pyrimidine 5'-nucleotidase yields MRPADPLRHVEHWVFDLDNTLYPARTNLFAQIDRRMGEYIRTHYDLPEGEAKALQKRLFREYGTTLRGLMNERAVDPGPFLEFVHDIDISAIGPSPTLAAALADLPGRKIVFTNGSVRHAERVLTRLGVMAQFDGIFDIVAADYVPKPDPGPYRAMLDRYGLAPASTAMVEDMARNLLPAHRLGMTTVWVRTPSDWGQPLPGDGHIDIAVDDTAEWLAAVAAARRAV; encoded by the coding sequence ATGCGGCCGGCCGATCCCCTGCGCCATGTCGAGCACTGGGTGTTCGACCTCGACAACACGCTCTACCCCGCCCGCACCAACCTGTTCGCCCAGATCGACCGGCGCATGGGCGAGTACATCCGCACGCATTACGACCTGCCGGAGGGCGAGGCCAAGGCGCTGCAGAAGCGGCTGTTCCGCGAGTACGGCACCACGCTGCGCGGCCTGATGAACGAGCGCGCGGTCGACCCCGGCCCGTTCCTGGAATTCGTCCACGACATCGACATCTCGGCGATCGGGCCGAGCCCGACCCTGGCGGCGGCGCTGGCCGACCTGCCGGGCCGCAAGATCGTGTTCACCAACGGCTCGGTCCGTCATGCCGAACGGGTGCTGACCCGGCTCGGCGTCATGGCGCAGTTCGACGGTATCTTCGACATCGTCGCGGCGGATTACGTGCCGAAGCCCGACCCCGGCCCCTACCGGGCGATGCTCGACCGCTACGGCCTGGCGCCGGCCTCGACCGCGATGGTCGAGGACATGGCCCGCAACCTGCTGCCGGCGCATCGGCTGGGCATGACCACGGTCTGGGTGCGCACCCCGTCGGACTGGGGCCAGCCCCTGCCCGGCGACGGCCATATCGATATCGCCGTCGACGACACCGCCGAATGGCTGGCCGCCGTCGCCGCGGCGCGAAGGGCTGTCTGA
- a CDS encoding DUF2147 domain-containing protein, translating to MTIRSAALLIGLAVALAAPAASAAGGIKGFWRTGDGRSVIEITDCTNGICGLIAGLPPDAPATDVNNPDESKRGKPLCRLVMLHSFTQVSDTEWEDGTIYDPKSGKTYDAEMRLTGPATLDLRGYVGISLLGRTDTWTRLAPGSFKACG from the coding sequence ATGACCATCCGCAGCGCCGCCCTTCTCATCGGCCTGGCCGTGGCCCTGGCTGCCCCGGCCGCCTCCGCCGCCGGCGGAATCAAGGGCTTCTGGCGCACCGGGGACGGCCGGTCGGTGATCGAGATCACCGACTGCACCAACGGGATCTGCGGCCTGATCGCCGGCCTGCCGCCGGACGCCCCGGCCACCGACGTGAACAACCCGGACGAGAGCAAGCGCGGCAAGCCGCTGTGCCGGCTGGTCATGCTGCACAGCTTCACCCAGGTCTCCGACACGGAGTGGGAGGACGGCACGATCTACGACCCGAAGAGCGGCAAGACCTACGACGCCGAGATGCGGCTGACCGGGCCGGCCACGCTGGACCTGCGCGGCTATGTCGGCATCAGCCTGCTCGGCCGCACCGACACCTGGACCCGACTGGCGCCGGGCAGCTTCAAGGCGTGCGGATAG
- the leuC gene encoding 3-isopropylmalate dehydratase large subunit translates to MSAPRTLFDKIWDSHVVHRQDDGTCILYIDRHLVHEVTSPQAFEGLRMAGRKVRQPQATLAVPDHNVPTSDRSKGIADEESRIQVETLEKNAADFGVPIFTMNDIRQGVVHIIGPEQGFTLPGTTIVCGDSHTSTHGAFGALAFGIGTSEVEHVLATQTLLQKPARNMRITVEGDLPLGVTAKDMILAIIGTIGTAGGTGHVIEYAGDAVRALSMEGRMTVCNMSIEAGARAGLIAPDETTFAYLKGRPMAPKGEAWDQAVEYWRTLPSDEGARYDREVVLKASDIVPMVTWGTSPEDVAPITGVVPDPEAAPDANKASAWRRSLDYMGLKPGQRLSEVPVDKVFIGSCTNGRIEDLRAAAAVARGRRVADKVYAMIVPGSGLVKEQAEAEGLDRVFKEAGFDWREPGCSMCLAMNADKLSPGERCASTSNRNFEGRQGRGGRTHLVSPAMAAAAAIAGHLTDVRELN, encoded by the coding sequence ATGAGCGCGCCGCGGACACTGTTCGACAAGATCTGGGACAGCCATGTCGTCCACCGCCAGGATGACGGCACGTGCATCCTCTACATCGACCGCCACCTCGTGCACGAGGTGACCAGCCCGCAGGCCTTCGAGGGGCTGCGCATGGCCGGCCGCAAGGTGCGCCAGCCGCAGGCCACCCTGGCCGTGCCGGACCACAACGTGCCGACCAGCGATCGCAGCAAGGGCATCGCCGACGAGGAGAGCCGGATCCAGGTCGAGACGCTGGAGAAGAACGCCGCCGATTTCGGCGTGCCGATCTTCACCATGAACGACATCCGCCAGGGCGTGGTCCACATCATCGGGCCGGAACAGGGCTTCACCCTGCCGGGCACCACCATCGTCTGCGGCGACAGCCATACCTCGACCCACGGCGCCTTCGGCGCCCTGGCCTTCGGCATCGGCACCAGCGAGGTGGAGCATGTGCTGGCCACCCAGACGCTGCTGCAGAAGCCGGCCAGGAACATGCGCATCACGGTCGAGGGCGACCTGCCGCTGGGCGTGACCGCGAAGGACATGATCCTGGCGATCATCGGCACCATCGGCACCGCCGGCGGCACCGGCCATGTCATCGAATATGCCGGCGACGCCGTCCGCGCCCTGTCGATGGAAGGCCGGATGACGGTCTGCAACATGTCGATCGAGGCCGGCGCCCGGGCCGGGCTGATCGCCCCGGACGAGACCACCTTCGCCTATCTCAAGGGTCGGCCGATGGCGCCGAAGGGCGAGGCCTGGGACCAGGCGGTCGAATACTGGCGCACCCTGCCCTCGGACGAGGGCGCCCGCTACGACCGCGAGGTCGTGCTGAAGGCCAGCGACATCGTGCCGATGGTCACCTGGGGCACCAGCCCCGAGGACGTGGCGCCGATCACCGGCGTGGTGCCGGATCCGGAGGCCGCGCCGGACGCCAACAAGGCCAGCGCCTGGCGCCGCAGCCTGGACTATATGGGCCTGAAGCCCGGCCAGCGCCTGAGCGAGGTGCCGGTCGACAAGGTCTTCATCGGCTCCTGCACCAACGGCCGGATCGAGGACCTGCGCGCCGCCGCCGCCGTGGCCCGCGGCCGGCGCGTCGCGGACAAGGTCTATGCCATGATCGTCCCCGGCTCGGGCCTGGTGAAGGAGCAGGCCGAGGCCGAGGGCCTCGACCGGGTGTTCAAGGAGGCCGGCTTCGACTGGCGCGAGCCCGGCTGCTCGATGTGCCTGGCCATGAACGCCGACAAGCTGTCGCCGGGCGAGCGCTGCGCCTCGACCTCGAACCGCAACTTCGAGGGCCGGCAGGGCCGCGGCGGCCGCACCCACCTGGTCAGCCCGGCCATGGCCGCGGCGGCAGCGATCGCCGGCCACCTGACCGACGTGCGCGAGCTGAACTGA
- a CDS encoding YqgE/AlgH family protein has product MRRAKTSKGQVPADGSYLAGQLLIAMPTLIAPPFARTVIYLCAHNDQGAMGLVVNKPLSTIDFPTLLDQLGIPHGDLLGSTRVQFGGPVESGRGFVLHSTDYRAEKTVVVGDVAVTSTLEVLQAIANGEGPSRHLLALGYAGWSAGQLDAEIQANGWLTVPCDSDILFGDDLSVKWERAIAKLGIDPMMLSGEAGHA; this is encoded by the coding sequence ATGAGACGGGCGAAAACCTCCAAGGGCCAGGTGCCGGCGGACGGCAGCTACCTCGCGGGGCAGCTGCTGATCGCCATGCCGACGCTGATCGCGCCGCCCTTCGCCCGGACGGTGATCTATCTCTGCGCCCACAACGACCAGGGGGCGATGGGGCTGGTGGTCAACAAGCCGCTGTCGACCATCGACTTCCCGACCCTGCTCGACCAGCTCGGCATCCCGCATGGCGACCTGCTCGGCAGCACCCGGGTGCAGTTCGGCGGGCCGGTCGAATCGGGCCGCGGCTTCGTGCTGCATTCGACCGACTACCGGGCCGAGAAGACGGTGGTGGTCGGCGACGTCGCGGTGACCTCGACGCTCGAGGTGCTGCAGGCGATCGCCAATGGCGAGGGCCCCAGCCGCCACCTGCTGGCGCTCGGCTATGCCGGCTGGAGCGCCGGGCAGCTCGACGCCGAGATCCAGGCCAATGGCTGGCTCACCGTGCCCTGCGATTCGGACATCCTGTTCGGCGACGACCTGTCGGTGAAATGGGAACGCGCCATCGCCAAGCTCGGCATCGACCCGATGATGCTGTCGGGCGAAGCGGGGCATGCATAG